Proteins found in one Paenibacillus borealis genomic segment:
- a CDS encoding cupin domain-containing protein, giving the protein MAKFEEVKNGVIFPVGDKNEAYAQYFVGQSYLKSLIADPKLNVGVGNVTFEPGCRNNWHIHRNGFQLLLVTGGEGWYQEEGKPAQFLQAGDVIVTHDGVKHWHGATKDSWFEHIAITAGTPEWLEAVSDEEYNKI; this is encoded by the coding sequence GTGGCAAAATTCGAAGAAGTAAAAAATGGTGTTATTTTCCCGGTTGGCGATAAGAATGAAGCGTATGCCCAATATTTTGTAGGACAAAGCTATCTTAAATCTTTGATTGCTGACCCAAAGTTGAATGTTGGGGTTGGTAATGTAACTTTTGAACCGGGATGCAGAAATAACTGGCATATTCATCGTAACGGGTTCCAGCTTTTATTAGTGACCGGTGGAGAGGGCTGGTATCAGGAGGAGGGTAAACCTGCTCAATTCTTGCAGGCTGGGGATGTTATCGTTACCCATGATGGCGTCAAACACTGGCATGGCGCAACCAAAGACAGCTGGTTTGAACACATTGCAATCACTGCGGGTACACCTGAATGGCTGGAAGCCGTATCCGATGAGGAATATAACAAAATTTAA
- a CDS encoding S-layer homology domain-containing protein — MQKNEAREGRYSHPFTDVPAWADAAVAYMYSSNFTQGISRDKFNPGGLCSLQMYATFVLRALGYGNDFSYQTAIDAADELGLLPAITDNNDFLRGDMVSISYAPWPSK; from the coding sequence GTGCAGAAAAATGAAGCGAGGGAGGGCAGATACAGCCATCCTTTTACCGATGTACCCGCCTGGGCAGATGCTGCTGTTGCTTATATGTACAGCTCAAACTTTACCCAAGGCATTAGTCGCGACAAGTTTAATCCCGGCGGGTTATGCAGTCTTCAGATGTACGCTACCTTTGTGCTGCGCGCGCTGGGTTATGGAAATGACTTTTCGTATCAGACAGCAATAGATGCAGCGGATGAACTTGGTCTATTGCCAGCGATCACAGACAACAATGATTTTCTGCGCGGCGACATGGTATCCATTTCTTATGCGCCTTGGCCGTCAAAATGA
- a CDS encoding aldo/keto reductase, with product MKLVKMKNEMIPSIALGTWSWGTGSAGGDAIFGNHLSAADLKPVFEAAMDAGFNLWDTAAVYGMGASETILGSFTKGRNDVLISAKFTPQMAGNNDNTVEELLDGSLNRLGVEHSDIYWIHNPADVKRWTSKLIPLMKSGKVKYAGVSNHNLEEIKLAASILAEEGLEISAVQNHYSLLYRSSEEAGIIDYCKEQNIVFFSYMVLEQGALTDKYSAQHPLPSGTRRGEAFDSDTLTKLEGLILAMRNIGSKHNASTAQIATAWAMAKGTVPIIGVTKTSHIEDAIKAAEISLTEQEITDLEAAAKETGVEVKGEWENSMH from the coding sequence ATGAAATTGGTGAAAATGAAAAATGAGATGATTCCTTCAATCGCTCTTGGTACTTGGTCTTGGGGTACCGGCTCAGCCGGCGGTGATGCCATTTTTGGAAATCACCTTTCGGCAGCGGATCTGAAGCCGGTATTTGAAGCCGCGATGGATGCCGGATTCAATCTATGGGATACAGCAGCTGTATACGGAATGGGTGCTTCAGAAACTATTTTGGGAAGCTTCACTAAAGGCCGCAATGATGTACTGATCTCAGCGAAATTCACACCTCAAATGGCCGGTAATAATGACAACACGGTTGAGGAACTTTTGGACGGAAGCTTAAATCGGCTTGGTGTTGAGCATTCAGACATTTATTGGATCCACAATCCGGCAGATGTGAAAAGATGGACGTCAAAACTGATCCCTCTGATGAAAAGCGGAAAAGTAAAATATGCCGGTGTCTCTAATCATAATCTGGAAGAAATCAAATTGGCAGCCAGTATCTTGGCGGAAGAAGGACTGGAAATTTCAGCAGTACAAAACCATTACAGTCTGCTGTACCGTTCATCAGAAGAAGCAGGAATTATAGATTACTGCAAAGAGCAAAATATTGTGTTCTTTTCATATATGGTCTTGGAACAAGGGGCATTGACTGACAAGTACAGTGCGCAACATCCTTTACCAAGCGGTACCCGTAGAGGCGAAGCATTTGATTCTGACACGCTCACCAAGCTGGAAGGCTTAATTTTAGCTATGAGAAACATCGGAAGTAAACACAATGCATCCACTGCACAAATTGCAACAGCTTGGGCCATGGCGAAAGGAACCGTGCCGATTATCGGCGTTACGAAAACTTCCCACATTGAGGATGCTATAAAAGCAGCAGAAATCAGTCTGACCGAGCAAGAAATCACCGATCTTGAAGCGGCAGCAAAAGAGACCGGCGTAGAGGTCAAAGGCGAGTGGGAAAATTCGATGCATTAG
- a CDS encoding cyclophilin-like fold protein, protein MKGSNIAIFYKDFGYSSGLIPLGSIDSGIEALAGMNEAFTVTIERMD, encoded by the coding sequence ATGAAAGGAAGTAATATAGCTATATTTTATAAGGATTTTGGATACTCCAGCGGACTGATTCCATTAGGCAGCATTGATTCCGGAATTGAAGCCCTTGCAGGTATGAATGAGGCTTTTACAGTTACAATTGAACGAATGGATTAG
- a CDS encoding helix-turn-helix domain-containing protein: MEMEAQENVGSPKSKSTGRLIRVPEQLDNAPDQNGNLKLNGMSVITFCLHTQGRIGSYFLKEHLLLYVKSGIYTVRFRDQKYTVRSNEMVFLHKSIVIEYEKSGEPGSKYLLDYMMFFLNEKTLEDFVKFAEMKPIYPVSDIVPVSIIPVNNLITSYIESLKPYFDKPDHINDGLVRVKLMELLFHIADSNERFLYQLLQPGNNDSTGIGKIMEENFTNPVSLHDLAYLSGRSLSTFKRDFQATYDTSPLKWIRNRRLDKAENLLLETTISVTDICYSVGFENIAHFSKVFKLRFGQSPSEYRQQSRLRDDRVKNRVSTS; the protein is encoded by the coding sequence ATGGAAATGGAAGCCCAAGAAAACGTAGGTTCACCTAAATCGAAAAGTACAGGTAGATTAATCAGAGTGCCCGAGCAACTGGACAACGCGCCAGACCAAAACGGGAACTTAAAACTAAATGGGATGTCTGTCATTACATTTTGCCTGCACACCCAAGGCAGAATAGGATCCTATTTTCTGAAGGAACACCTTTTGCTGTACGTGAAGTCAGGGATATATACTGTTCGTTTCAGAGACCAGAAGTATACTGTACGTAGTAATGAGATGGTGTTCCTGCACAAATCGATTGTGATTGAATACGAGAAATCAGGGGAACCTGGTTCCAAGTACTTACTTGATTATATGATGTTTTTTCTAAACGAAAAAACGTTGGAGGATTTCGTCAAGTTCGCAGAGATGAAGCCCATCTACCCCGTGAGCGATATAGTTCCGGTGTCCATTATTCCAGTCAATAACCTCATTACATCTTATATTGAATCCTTAAAACCTTATTTCGACAAACCGGATCATATCAACGACGGCTTGGTTCGAGTCAAGTTAATGGAGCTGCTGTTTCATATTGCAGATTCAAATGAACGATTTCTATACCAGTTGCTGCAGCCGGGCAATAATGACAGTACCGGTATCGGTAAAATCATGGAGGAGAATTTCACTAATCCAGTTTCTCTTCACGATCTGGCTTATTTGTCGGGAAGAAGCCTGTCTACGTTCAAGCGTGATTTCCAGGCAACGTATGATACATCTCCGTTGAAGTGGATTCGCAACCGGAGGCTTGATAAAGCCGAGAACCTTTTATTAGAAACGACGATTTCCGTCACTGATATCTGTTACTCCGTGGGATTCGAAAACATCGCTCATTTCTCCAAAGTGTTCAAGCTTCGGTTTGGACAGTCTCCGTCGGAATATAGACAACAATCCAGGCTAAGGGACGATAGAGTGAAGAACAGGGTAAGTACAAGCTAA
- a CDS encoding 4-hydroxyphenylacetate 3-hydroxylase family protein has protein sequence MAIKNGKEYTDRINRQQINIWYQGKTIKRPLSSHPAFNGLIKTQAEMYDMQHQKKIMEQMTFQSGTDGERYGLSFLAPRSKEDLVRRRIMMELWAEKHHGFLGRSPDYMNTTLMSLYTAAHLLQEYNPEYEDNLKKYYEYCRSQDITLSHAFIQPFASRLSELVDEVDDSITAKVIDRKENGIVVNGAFMMATQAATCDEILVFPSPLPSMLEPDNPYAFAFAVPNDLEGMTFICRESYSGSSHYDHPLSSRFEEMDAMVIFDHVFIPRNRIFYLGNEEIGERLFSEGNFHSHAGHQVLTRYIAKTEFLLGLISKLSDEQNIALEAVTMERISRILTMLENLKSLRLASEIMAEPDSKGYYVPAKKPLIAATMQYSSFYQEMLGMLQDISSSSLVMLPSETDFESDAGDFIRLYLKGQDTSACDRISLFRLTWELGVGPFGGRQKQFERFFFGNTRTLSSRMYNVYSLDKYKAMIDEFLHRGETH, from the coding sequence ATGGCAATTAAGAACGGCAAAGAATATACCGATCGTATCAACCGCCAGCAAATCAATATATGGTATCAAGGTAAAACCATCAAAAGGCCTTTATCCAGCCATCCTGCTTTCAACGGATTAATAAAGACCCAAGCTGAAATGTATGATATGCAGCATCAGAAGAAAATCATGGAACAAATGACCTTTCAAAGCGGGACTGACGGGGAGCGTTACGGACTTTCCTTCCTGGCACCAAGAAGCAAGGAAGACCTAGTTCGCAGGAGAATCATGATGGAATTGTGGGCAGAGAAGCACCATGGGTTTTTAGGGAGATCACCAGATTATATGAATACGACGCTGATGTCTTTATATACCGCGGCTCATCTGTTACAAGAATACAATCCGGAATATGAAGATAATCTCAAAAAGTACTATGAATACTGCCGCAGTCAGGACATCACATTATCCCATGCATTCATTCAACCGTTTGCCAGCCGATTGTCCGAACTGGTGGACGAGGTTGATGATTCAATTACAGCTAAAGTTATCGATCGCAAGGAGAACGGAATTGTGGTAAACGGTGCTTTTATGATGGCTACGCAGGCAGCAACCTGTGATGAAATACTGGTGTTCCCTTCACCTCTCCCTTCCATGCTGGAACCGGATAATCCATATGCCTTTGCATTTGCCGTTCCCAATGATCTGGAAGGGATGACCTTCATTTGTCGTGAGAGTTATTCAGGCTCATCTCATTATGATCATCCGCTGAGCAGCAGATTTGAAGAAATGGACGCCATGGTTATCTTCGATCACGTGTTCATACCACGCAACCGAATCTTTTACTTAGGGAATGAAGAGATTGGAGAGCGGCTGTTCAGCGAAGGGAATTTTCACAGCCATGCAGGTCATCAGGTGCTTACACGTTACATTGCCAAGACGGAATTTCTTCTTGGCCTGATCTCTAAATTGTCGGATGAACAGAATATCGCTCTCGAAGCAGTTACTATGGAGCGGATATCCCGGATTTTGACCATGCTTGAAAATTTGAAATCCCTTCGTCTGGCTTCGGAAATTATGGCAGAACCGGATTCCAAAGGCTATTATGTGCCGGCCAAAAAGCCGCTGATTGCTGCTACGATGCAGTATTCCTCTTTTTATCAGGAGATGCTGGGTATGCTCCAGGACATCAGTTCCAGCAGCCTTGTTATGCTTCCTTCCGAGACAGACTTCGAATCTGATGCCGGTGACTTTATCCGTCTTTATCTTAAAGGACAGGATACATCAGCCTGCGACCGGATTTCTCTTTTCCGACTGACCTGGGAACTGGGTGTCGGTCCCTTCGGCGGCAGACAGAAACAGTTTGAGCGCTTTTTCTTTGGAAACACCCGTACGCTTTCTTCCCGAATGTATAACGTATACAGTCTGGACAAATACAAAGCGATGATTGATGAATTTCTGCACCGCGGGGAAACCCACTGA
- a CDS encoding TetR/AcrR family transcriptional regulator gives MSRIDRRVQKSQEAIKNALIELMAEKKFDQITIQDISDKANVGRRTIYDHYTDKFDLLDKLIEEHLNELRNLCKSAADLSFVEGNLIWFEYFERHYSFFSTILSSNGAPAFRSQFLKFVIEELDGEVELTEGINQGLSKELILKFFGAAIVETVIAWITDGLSEPSKVIAEQAGILLDRNF, from the coding sequence ATGTCCAGGATTGATAGAAGGGTACAAAAATCTCAAGAAGCAATCAAAAATGCCCTTATAGAGCTAATGGCTGAAAAAAAATTCGATCAAATTACAATACAAGACATTTCTGATAAAGCAAATGTCGGTCGGAGAACCATTTATGACCATTACACAGATAAATTTGATTTACTGGATAAGCTCATCGAAGAGCATCTAAACGAACTGAGAAACCTGTGCAAATCAGCAGCAGATTTAAGTTTTGTGGAAGGGAATCTGATATGGTTTGAATACTTTGAGCGCCATTATTCCTTCTTTTCGACCATATTATCCAGTAATGGGGCTCCAGCTTTTCGTAGTCAGTTCCTGAAATTTGTAATCGAGGAGCTGGATGGGGAAGTAGAATTAACTGAAGGAATAAATCAAGGATTAAGTAAGGAATTAATTCTAAAATTTTTTGGAGCTGCCATCGTAGAGACAGTAATAGCCTGGATTACTGATGGATTATCAGAACCTTCGAAAGTTATAGCAGAGCAAGCGGGGATTTTGTTAGATAGAAATTTTTAG
- a CDS encoding cyclophilin-like fold protein: MRQVLSVLLCTWFIFALAACSKTHNEQYSDSAFPGGSAESTNSQVPAESAPTLTLPPSALPSEIALDETGGNDSMKTGIIPIHITVGSTTFTATLHDNETSQALVAQLPLTLRMNELNRLEKYYNLSEDLPAPSAERPATIHAGDIMIWSGNTLVLFYQTFSNSHGGYVLLGKVDDPSNLAIALGSDYVQVSWSLAD, encoded by the coding sequence TGCAGTAAAACACATAATGAACAATATTCCGACTCTGCTTTTCCCGGCGGAAGCGCGGAAAGTACAAATTCACAAGTACCTGCGGAGAGCGCACCGACTTTAACACTACCACCATCTGCATTACCTTCGGAGATCGCATTAGATGAAACAGGGGGTAATGATTCCATGAAAACCGGCATAATTCCCATCCATATTACTGTAGGCAGCACTACATTTACAGCAACACTTCATGACAACGAAACATCTCAGGCGTTAGTCGCACAACTTCCTTTGACCCTCCGGATGAATGAACTCAATAGACTCGAGAAGTATTATAATCTGTCTGAGGATCTTCCTGCTCCATCTGCGGAGCGTCCTGCAACCATTCATGCCGGTGATATTATGATCTGGTCAGGAAACACTCTGGTGCTTTTTTATCAAACCTTCTCTAATTCTCACGGCGGTTATGTACTGCTGGGAAAGGTGGACGATCCGTCCAACCTTGCTATTGCTCTTGGTTCAGATTATGTACAGGTTTCATGGTCACTTGCAGACTGA
- a CDS encoding GNAT family N-acetyltransferase, protein MNYNRIDRTVETDRLLLRLFQPEDAYEVRDYCNNYNIYRSTLTLPYPYPLECAVSWMATHEQNFDLDRMYEFAITDKTSGQLYGAVGISNHQSYHNGELAYWIGEAHWGQGYGTEAARAVIEFVFTEKNYHRVYARHFASNPASGKIMQKCGMSYEGTLKDHIYKIDSYEDIVYYGIVNPEAQR, encoded by the coding sequence ATGAACTATAACCGTATAGACCGCACCGTTGAAACGGACAGATTGCTTCTGCGTTTATTTCAACCGGAGGATGCGTACGAAGTTAGAGATTATTGTAATAATTACAATATATACCGGAGTACCTTGACCTTGCCGTATCCGTATCCACTAGAATGCGCTGTGTCCTGGATGGCAACTCATGAGCAGAACTTTGACCTGGACCGGATGTATGAATTTGCGATTACAGACAAGACCAGCGGCCAGTTGTATGGAGCAGTAGGCATTTCTAACCATCAGTCTTATCATAATGGCGAGCTCGCATACTGGATCGGAGAGGCACACTGGGGGCAAGGTTACGGAACCGAAGCGGCCCGGGCAGTTATTGAATTTGTGTTCACAGAAAAGAATTATCACCGGGTATACGCACGCCATTTCGCATCCAATCCGGCATCCGGCAAAATCATGCAAAAATGCGGGATGAGCTATGAAGGTACACTGAAGGATCATATTTACAAGATCGATTCTTATGAGGATATTGTTTATTACGGGATTGTTAATCCAGAGGCGCAGAGATGA
- a CDS encoding NAD(P)H-dependent oxidoreductase: MKTLVLVFHPNLADSRLNRRWAEEMEKQSDVTIHRVYEAYPNEEIDVAAEQKLMEQHDRVILQFPIYWYSSPSLLKKWQDTVLTYGWAYGSTGNKLHGKELLLAVSVGASEDSYTAEGAFSFTLTELLRPFHATSNMIGTRYLTPYAAFGVMQLTVEQMEQTVKDYLEHALKPAAE; encoded by the coding sequence ATGAAAACACTGGTCCTTGTATTCCACCCTAATCTGGCTGATTCCCGTCTCAACCGCCGCTGGGCTGAAGAAATGGAGAAACAGTCTGATGTAACGATTCACCGCGTTTATGAAGCATATCCCAATGAGGAAATCGACGTTGCTGCCGAGCAAAAGTTGATGGAGCAGCATGATCGGGTCATTCTGCAATTCCCTATTTATTGGTACAGCTCACCATCATTGCTGAAAAAATGGCAGGATACTGTACTCACTTACGGATGGGCTTATGGAAGCACAGGAAACAAACTGCATGGCAAAGAACTCCTGCTTGCCGTTAGCGTAGGTGCTTCAGAAGACTCCTATACGGCTGAAGGTGCGTTCAGCTTCACTCTTACAGAACTGCTTCGGCCGTTCCATGCAACAAGCAACATGATTGGTACACGTTATTTGACACCTTACGCAGCCTTTGGAGTCATGCAGTTAACCGTTGAACAAATGGAACAAACTGTGAAAGACTATTTGGAACATGCACTGAAACCAGCCGCAGAATAG
- a CDS encoding dihydrofolate reductase family protein has protein sequence MERPYIIFHMLTSLDGRITGNFLEEERSPYFIEEYEKIHERYGSTAWMCGRITMEEHFTLGYTLELAHGTHSPIPRTDYVAPTAYTTYAIAIDPSGKLGWTQNFISAWNENRLDDHIIEVLTEQVSDAYLAHLRKIGISYIFGGREQLDFTVVVQKLKHLFSIDKLMLEGGGVLNGAFLREQLIDELSLVIVPITEGKSESLTLFETKPNLGEVMPVNFLLKHVEKLNDGGLLINYVANKD, from the coding sequence TTGGAAAGACCCTATATCATTTTCCATATGCTCACATCTTTAGATGGAAGGATTACCGGTAATTTCCTGGAAGAGGAACGCTCCCCATATTTTATTGAAGAGTATGAAAAAATTCATGAACGGTACGGAAGCACAGCATGGATGTGCGGCAGAATTACCATGGAGGAACACTTTACGCTGGGATATACATTAGAGTTGGCGCATGGAACTCATTCGCCTATCCCTAGAACCGACTATGTGGCACCCACAGCTTATACAACGTATGCGATAGCTATAGACCCTTCTGGTAAATTAGGCTGGACACAAAACTTCATTTCAGCATGGAACGAGAATAGGTTAGATGATCATATTATTGAAGTGCTTACAGAGCAAGTATCTGATGCATACCTTGCTCATCTGCGAAAAATAGGTATATCTTATATTTTCGGTGGACGGGAACAGTTAGATTTTACGGTAGTTGTTCAAAAGCTAAAACATTTATTCTCAATAGACAAACTCATGCTGGAGGGAGGAGGCGTTTTAAACGGGGCCTTTTTGCGTGAACAGCTGATTGATGAATTAAGCTTAGTAATAGTTCCCATCACTGAGGGTAAGTCTGAATCTTTGACACTCTTTGAAACAAAGCCTAATCTTGGTGAGGTTATGCCAGTCAATTTCTTGTTAAAGCACGTCGAGAAACTGAATGACGGCGGATTATTGATAAATTATGTTGCAAATAAGGATTAA
- a CDS encoding ABC transporter permease, whose amino-acid sequence MTFRDVTIKNFKRNVRNFFSYFICSAFAITIFFLYAALLFNNSIREGATEDVIQIVLMLSLAALTLFSVFFINYAHSSFIKSRSKEFAIFMSLGMHKNDLQKIILLENLIISVSSLIAGIITGAIFSRLFQNVAIDLLDLQGVSYSLSAASFIVTAVVFTVIFAASQMISSVKVGKLDIADLMKDSRKQDNQAKTSDTRLGLVGVGLVVASIIFLVVISNHESLNTNPFMIITYILLSFIGIYMVISHLGNTLISFLKNKKFYYRHILSITEINHKFNQNKRIMFILSILSGMTIFLVASPFSLLQLSESIAERNKYDIEYISVAGVHVLESGQLEQVLKQSSEPLKSIQETSFLNLKMNLEGDKYDILKTKPIVSQDMYNSLTGEKVTVGAGEVLNIVTAWEPGTHGIGEGEAIQFTDGTQTFNYKVKSSYHGDWFATASSYPTSSGIVVSNEDYKNMESKVSPNAMGTHYGIDFTAWKGTEGVVQKLKDTLNATDKDGSGQMFAVASKVDAYKELKKNYSLFVFVTSLIGVLFFVAGGMVLYFKQYTEIGNATVFFRKLYKIGISDKEIRSVVSAELLITFFVPLLLGSIFGYCFIYLITHVMSGSDIIGEFMKNTTIVVAIYFVFQLSFYFITKRKYSQEVVRKLTRAA is encoded by the coding sequence ATGACCTTTAGAGATGTCACGATTAAGAACTTCAAACGCAATGTGCGGAATTTCTTCTCCTATTTCATTTGCAGCGCCTTTGCGATTACGATCTTTTTCCTCTATGCGGCCTTGCTGTTCAATAACAGCATCCGGGAAGGGGCGACAGAGGATGTGATCCAGATTGTGCTGATGCTGAGTCTGGCTGCACTGACCCTGTTCTCGGTGTTCTTCATCAACTATGCGCATTCCTCGTTCATCAAGTCGAGAAGCAAGGAATTTGCCATCTTTATGTCGCTCGGGATGCATAAGAACGATCTGCAGAAGATTATCCTGCTGGAGAATCTGATTATCAGTGTCTCCTCGCTCATTGCGGGAATTATCACTGGCGCGATCTTTTCACGGCTGTTCCAGAATGTGGCGATCGATCTGCTGGATCTGCAAGGCGTGTCCTACTCACTCAGCGCGGCAAGCTTCATCGTCACTGCGGTTGTATTTACCGTGATTTTTGCCGCCTCACAGATGATTTCAAGTGTAAAGGTCGGTAAGCTGGACATCGCAGACCTGATGAAGGATTCCCGAAAGCAGGATAACCAGGCGAAGACAAGTGACACCCGGCTTGGGCTGGTGGGAGTGGGGCTGGTTGTGGCCTCGATCATCTTCCTGGTGGTAATCTCAAATCACGAAAGTCTGAATACGAATCCCTTTATGATTATTACCTATATCCTGCTTAGCTTCATCGGGATCTACATGGTCATCTCCCATCTTGGGAACACATTGATCAGCTTCCTGAAGAATAAGAAATTCTATTACCGGCATATCCTGTCCATCACCGAAATCAATCACAAATTCAATCAGAACAAGCGGATTATGTTCATTCTGAGCATTCTCAGCGGGATGACAATCTTTCTTGTTGCTTCGCCATTCTCGCTGCTGCAGCTGTCGGAGAGCATCGCGGAACGAAATAAGTATGATATCGAGTATATCTCGGTAGCCGGCGTGCATGTGCTGGAGAGCGGACAATTGGAGCAGGTGCTGAAGCAGTCCTCCGAGCCGCTGAAGTCGATCCAGGAGACCAGCTTCCTGAATCTCAAAATGAATCTGGAAGGAGATAAATACGATATCCTGAAGACGAAGCCGATTGTGTCACAGGACATGTACAACTCTCTGACCGGGGAGAAGGTAACGGTCGGTGCCGGGGAAGTACTTAATATTGTTACGGCCTGGGAGCCGGGCACCCATGGCATTGGCGAAGGGGAGGCGATTCAATTCACGGATGGCACACAAACCTTCAATTACAAGGTGAAATCATCCTATCACGGGGATTGGTTTGCCACAGCGAGCTCTTATCCAACTAGCTCAGGGATTGTAGTAAGCAATGAGGATTACAAGAATATGGAGTCCAAGGTAAGCCCGAATGCAATGGGTACCCACTACGGAATTGATTTTACAGCCTGGAAAGGGACAGAAGGGGTTGTCCAAAAGCTCAAGGATACGCTGAATGCTACGGATAAGGATGGAAGCGGGCAAATGTTTGCGGTAGCCTCCAAAGTGGATGCCTACAAGGAGCTGAAGAAGAACTATTCACTCTTCGTGTTCGTCACCTCGCTAATCGGCGTGCTGTTTTTTGTAGCAGGGGGAATGGTGCTGTATTTCAAGCAATATACCGAAATCGGGAACGCCACCGTCTTTTTCCGCAAGCTGTATAAGATTGGAATCAGTGATAAGGAGATAAGGTCGGTAGTATCGGCAGAGCTGCTCATCACCTTCTTTGTTCCGCTGCTGCTGGGCAGCATCTTCGGCTACTGCTTCATCTATCTGATCACCCACGTCATGAGCGGGTCAGACATCATTGGGGAATTCATGAAGAACACAACGATTGTGGTCGCCATCTATTTCGTATTCCAGCTCAGCTTTTACTTCATTACCAAGCGCAAGTACAGCCAGGAGGTTGTCCGAAAGTTGACCCGTGCGGCATAA
- a CDS encoding patatin-like phospholipase family protein, with protein sequence MEADAVFEGGGVKGIAFVGAIEVMEARGYTWNKLAGTSAGAIVATLLACGFNSAEIRELMNSLDYMKLLGRTRMNSLPILNKTLPLVMKSGIYSNHILEQVMTEWLKRKKVVTFGDIPEGKLSIIASNISNGRIVVFPNDLPQYGLKASDFPIAAAVRMSTTLPFFFQPYIWHTPLQKKPYYMLDGGMLSNYPIWLFDVDGVPRWPTFGFRLSEKRTYAQSIDINGPLSLLKGMFKTMLQAHDQRHVDKHAEVRTVFIPTGKVTTTKFELTEEDKHFLLTSGHTAADKFLETWDFEAYKHKFRENHAAIPAQPFSDEFQQESGIYH encoded by the coding sequence GTGGAGGCAGATGCAGTCTTTGAAGGCGGCGGCGTAAAGGGAATTGCTTTTGTAGGAGCCATTGAGGTGATGGAGGCAAGAGGATACACCTGGAACAAACTTGCAGGGACTTCTGCTGGTGCGATCGTTGCAACGTTATTAGCCTGCGGCTTCAACAGTGCTGAAATCAGAGAGCTAATGAACTCGCTGGATTATATGAAGCTGCTTGGACGTACAAGAATGAACAGCCTGCCCATCTTGAACAAAACGCTTCCGTTAGTGATGAAGTCAGGCATTTACAGCAATCACATTTTAGAGCAGGTAATGACCGAGTGGCTGAAGCGCAAGAAGGTTGTAACGTTTGGAGATATTCCCGAGGGAAAGCTTTCGATTATCGCCTCAAATATCAGCAACGGACGAATTGTAGTTTTCCCTAATGATTTGCCTCAATATGGTCTGAAGGCGTCTGATTTCCCCATCGCTGCGGCAGTACGGATGAGCACAACGCTGCCTTTCTTCTTTCAACCTTATATTTGGCATACGCCGCTACAGAAGAAGCCGTACTATATGCTGGACGGAGGAATGCTTAGTAACTATCCGATCTGGCTATTCGACGTAGATGGAGTTCCGCGGTGGCCAACATTTGGTTTCAGACTATCAGAAAAGCGTACGTATGCCCAATCCATAGACATTAATGGACCGCTTTCATTACTCAAAGGGATGTTCAAAACGATGCTGCAGGCTCACGATCAAAGACATGTAGACAAGCATGCGGAAGTGCGGACGGTATTTATTCCCACTGGAAAAGTAACGACGACCAAGTTCGAATTGACGGAAGAGGATAAGCATTTCTTACTTACATCCGGCCATACTGCGGCAGATAAATTCCTCGAGACGTGGGATTTCGAAGCGTACAAGCATAAATTCAGAGAGAATCATGCAGCGATACCAGCTCAGCCTTTCTCGGATGAATTCCAACAGGAGTCCGGGATTTACCATTGA